From a single Paraburkholderia sp. D15 genomic region:
- a CDS encoding FAD-binding oxidoreductase, with protein sequence MTQPAFLDACRDAIGAAHVLTDAHDTAPYLTDWRRRYSGAACAVLCPATPAEVAALVKLAHDHRIALVPQGGNTGLAGGATPDASGAQAVVSLRRLNRVRDIDPHNNTITVEAGVILADVQRHASEAGRLFPLSLAAEGSCTIGGNLATNAGGTGVLRYGNTRELCLGLEVVTPQGELWDGLRGLRKDNTGYDLRDLYIGAEGTLGIITAAVLKLHPQPAARVTALAALASPHAALDFLALTQSVAGPLLTGFELMSDFCLRLVGRHFEQMRYPFAGHHAQVVLLELSDSESEEHARGLFERLMETALENGLVQDAVVAENLAQSRAFWNLREHIPLAQAEEGLNIKHDIAVPISRIGHFIEATDAAIAQAVPGARMVTFGHLGDGNLHYNVQAPEGVDAKAFLKQYQSPINRIVYDSVHQHRGSISAEHGLGQLKIDEAMHYKQDVEVRLMQAVKRALDPLNLMNPGKVLR encoded by the coding sequence ATGACTCAACCCGCTTTTCTCGACGCGTGCCGCGACGCCATCGGCGCCGCCCATGTCCTGACCGATGCGCACGACACCGCCCCTTACCTCACCGACTGGCGCCGCCGTTATAGCGGCGCGGCCTGCGCGGTGCTGTGTCCGGCCACGCCCGCCGAAGTCGCGGCGCTCGTCAAACTCGCGCACGATCACCGCATCGCACTGGTCCCGCAAGGCGGCAACACCGGCCTCGCCGGCGGCGCGACGCCGGACGCGAGCGGCGCGCAGGCGGTCGTCAGCCTGCGGCGTCTGAATCGCGTGCGCGACATCGACCCGCACAACAACACGATCACCGTCGAAGCCGGCGTGATCCTCGCCGACGTGCAACGGCATGCATCGGAAGCGGGCCGGCTGTTTCCGCTGAGCCTCGCGGCCGAAGGCAGTTGCACGATCGGCGGCAATCTGGCCACCAATGCGGGCGGCACGGGCGTACTGCGCTACGGCAATACGCGCGAACTGTGCCTCGGCCTCGAAGTGGTCACGCCGCAAGGCGAACTGTGGGACGGCCTGCGCGGACTGCGCAAGGACAACACCGGCTACGATCTGCGCGATCTGTACATCGGCGCGGAAGGCACGCTCGGCATCATCACCGCCGCCGTGCTGAAGCTGCATCCGCAGCCGGCCGCGCGCGTCACGGCGCTCGCCGCGCTGGCCTCGCCGCATGCCGCGCTCGATTTTCTCGCGCTCACGCAAAGCGTTGCCGGGCCGCTGCTGACCGGTTTCGAACTGATGTCGGATTTCTGCCTGCGTCTCGTCGGCCGCCATTTCGAGCAGATGCGCTATCCGTTCGCCGGGCATCACGCGCAGGTCGTGTTGCTGGAACTGTCGGACAGCGAGAGCGAGGAACATGCGCGCGGCCTGTTCGAGCGTCTGATGGAAACGGCGCTCGAAAACGGTCTGGTGCAGGACGCCGTGGTCGCCGAAAACCTCGCGCAATCGCGCGCGTTCTGGAATCTGCGCGAGCACATTCCGCTCGCTCAGGCCGAGGAAGGTCTGAATATCAAGCACGACATCGCGGTGCCGATTTCCCGCATCGGCCATTTCATCGAGGCCACCGACGCCGCGATCGCGCAGGCGGTGCCGGGCGCGCGCATGGTGACGTTCGGCCATCTCGGCGACGGCAATCTGCACTACAACGTGCAGGCGCCCGAGGGCGTCGACGCGAAGGCGTTCCTCAAGCAGTATCAGAGCCCGATCAACCGGATCGTCTACGACAGCGTGCACCAGCATCGCGGCAGCATCAGCGCCGAACATGGGCTCGGCCAGTTGAAGATCGACGAAGCGATGCACTACAAGCAGGACGTCGAGGTGCGTTTGATGCAGGCGGTCAAACGCGCGCTCGATCCGCTGAACCTGATGAACCCGGGCAAGGTGCTCCGCTGA
- the aroC gene encoding chorismate synthase: MSGNTLGTLFTVTTFGESHGPAIGCVIDGCPPGMALSEADIQFELDRRKPGTSRHVTQRQEEDKVEILSGVFEGQTTGAPIALLIRNTDQRSKDYGNIVDTFRPGHADYTYWQKYGIRDYRGGGRSSARLTAPTVAAGAVAKKWLREKFGTEIRGYMAALGEIDVPFVDWAHVRENPFFVPNADIVPQLEDYMDALRKDGDSIGARINVVASGVPVGLGEPLFDRLDADIAHAMMGINAVKGVEIGAGFASVAQRGSVHGDELTPEGFVGNHAGGVLGGISTGQDITVSIAIKPTSSIRTPRRSIDKAGQPAVVETFGRHDPCVGIRATPIAESMLALVLIDHALRHRAQCGDVAVDTPKIAASAP; this comes from the coding sequence ATGTCCGGCAACACGCTCGGTACGCTTTTCACTGTCACGACCTTCGGCGAATCGCACGGCCCCGCTATCGGCTGCGTGATCGACGGTTGCCCGCCGGGCATGGCGCTCAGCGAGGCCGACATCCAGTTCGAACTCGACCGTCGCAAGCCCGGCACGTCGCGCCACGTCACGCAACGCCAGGAAGAAGACAAGGTCGAAATCCTGTCCGGCGTGTTCGAAGGCCAGACCACCGGCGCGCCGATCGCGCTGCTGATCCGCAATACGGATCAGCGCAGCAAGGACTACGGCAACATCGTCGACACGTTCCGTCCCGGCCACGCCGACTACACCTACTGGCAGAAATACGGCATTCGCGACTATCGCGGCGGTGGCCGTTCATCGGCGCGTTTGACGGCGCCCACGGTCGCTGCCGGCGCGGTCGCGAAGAAATGGTTGCGCGAGAAATTCGGCACTGAAATCCGCGGCTACATGGCGGCATTGGGCGAGATCGACGTGCCCTTCGTCGATTGGGCGCACGTGCGAGAGAACCCGTTTTTCGTGCCGAACGCGGACATCGTGCCGCAGCTCGAAGACTATATGGACGCGCTGCGTAAAGACGGCGACTCGATCGGCGCGCGTATCAACGTCGTCGCGTCGGGCGTGCCGGTCGGTCTTGGCGAACCGTTGTTCGATCGCCTCGACGCGGACATCGCGCACGCAATGATGGGCATTAACGCGGTGAAGGGTGTGGAGATCGGCGCGGGTTTCGCGAGCGTCGCGCAACGCGGCTCCGTGCATGGCGATGAGCTCACGCCGGAGGGTTTCGTCGGCAATCACGCGGGCGGGGTGCTCGGCGGTATTTCGACGGGGCAGGACATTACCGTGTCGATCGCGATCAAGCCGACGTCGAGCATTCGCACGCCGCGCCGTTCGATCGACAAGGCCGGACAACCGGCGGTGGTGGAAACGTTCGGGCGGCATGATCCGTGTGTCGGGATCCGCGCCACGCCGATCGCCGAATCGATGCTCGCGCTGGTGCTGATCGACCACGCGCTGCGCCATCGTGCGCAATGCGGCGATGTCGCGGTCGATACGCCGAAGATCGCGGCAAGCGCACCTTAA
- a CDS encoding O-acetylhomoserine aminocarboxypropyltransferase: MSANRFDTLALHAGAAPDPTTGARATPIYQTTSFSFRDPDHAAALFNMERAGHVYSRISNPTVAVFEERVAALENGAGAIGTASGQAALHLAIATLMGAGAHIVASSALYGGSHNLLHYTLRRFGIETTFVKPGDADAWRAALRPNTRLLFGETLGNPGLDVLDIATVAQIAHEHRVPLLVDSTFTTPYLLKPFEHGADFVYHSATKFLGGHGTTIGGVLVDGGTFDFEASGRFPEFTEPYDGFHGMVFSEESTVAPFLLRARREGLRDFGACLHPQAAWQLLQGIETLPLRMERHIANTRRVVEFLAAHPAVEAVAYPELPTHPDHALARRLLPRGAGAVFSFDLRGGRAAGRSFIEALSLFSHLANVGDARSLVIHPASTTHFRMDAAALAAAGITEGTIRLSIGLEDPDDLIDDLKRALKAAQKAGGSGTKPPAPPTAAATPSRPESA; the protein is encoded by the coding sequence ATGTCCGCCAACCGTTTCGACACGCTTGCGCTGCACGCCGGCGCCGCGCCCGACCCCACCACCGGCGCGCGCGCCACGCCGATCTACCAGACCACCTCGTTTTCGTTCCGCGATCCCGACCACGCCGCGGCGCTCTTCAATATGGAGCGCGCCGGCCACGTCTACTCGCGCATCTCGAACCCGACCGTGGCCGTGTTCGAGGAACGCGTCGCCGCGCTGGAAAACGGCGCGGGCGCGATCGGCACGGCAAGCGGCCAGGCCGCGCTGCATCTGGCCATCGCCACGCTGATGGGCGCGGGCGCGCATATCGTCGCATCCAGCGCGCTGTACGGCGGCTCGCACAACCTGCTGCACTACACGCTGCGGCGCTTCGGCATCGAGACGACCTTCGTCAAACCGGGCGACGCCGACGCGTGGCGCGCCGCGCTGCGCCCGAACACGCGTCTGCTGTTCGGCGAAACGCTCGGCAATCCGGGCCTCGACGTGCTCGACATCGCGACCGTCGCGCAGATCGCGCACGAACACCGCGTGCCGCTGCTGGTCGACTCGACCTTCACCACGCCGTATCTGCTCAAGCCGTTCGAGCACGGCGCCGACTTCGTCTATCACTCGGCGACCAAATTTCTCGGCGGCCACGGCACGACGATCGGCGGCGTGCTGGTGGACGGCGGCACGTTCGACTTCGAAGCGTCGGGCCGTTTCCCCGAATTCACCGAGCCGTACGACGGCTTTCACGGCATGGTGTTCAGCGAGGAAAGCACGGTCGCGCCGTTCCTGCTGCGCGCGCGCCGCGAAGGTCTGCGCGACTTCGGCGCCTGTCTGCATCCGCAGGCCGCGTGGCAACTGCTGCAGGGCATCGAAACGCTGCCGCTGCGGATGGAACGGCATATCGCCAACACGCGCCGCGTGGTCGAATTTCTCGCCGCGCATCCGGCGGTCGAGGCCGTCGCCTACCCCGAACTGCCAACGCATCCGGACCACGCACTCGCCCGGCGTCTGCTGCCGCGCGGCGCCGGCGCGGTGTTCAGCTTCGACCTGCGCGGCGGCCGCGCCGCCGGGCGCAGCTTCATCGAGGCGCTGTCGCTGTTCTCGCATCTGGCGAACGTCGGCGATGCGCGCTCGCTGGTGATCCATCCCGCGTCGACCACGCATTTCCGCATGGATGCCGCCGCGCTCGCCGCGGCCGGCATCACCGAAGGCACGATCCGCCTGTCGATCGGCCTCGAGGATCCGGACGATCTGATCGACGATCTCAAGCGCGCATTGAAAGCCGCGCAGAAAGCCGGCGGCTCGGGCACGAAGCCGCCCGCCCCACCCACTGCCGCCGCGACGCCTTCCCGCCCGGAGTCCGCATGA
- a CDS encoding CBS domain-containing protein has protein sequence MRVSDILKVKGNTLFTVTPDTTLHEAVNAMAEHDIGSLVVMEYGDLVGMLTFREIIMTLSKNGGSVGTSTIRKVMDDHPLTCTPETDVNEVRRMMLEHHVRYLPVMESRTLMGVISFYDVAKAVVEEQGFENRMLKAYIRDWPEEQEQQPAR, from the coding sequence ATGCGAGTCAGCGACATTCTTAAGGTCAAAGGCAACACCCTTTTCACGGTCACACCGGATACCACGCTGCATGAAGCCGTCAACGCCATGGCGGAGCACGACATCGGTTCGCTGGTCGTAATGGAGTACGGCGACCTGGTCGGCATGCTGACCTTCCGCGAAATCATCATGACGCTGAGCAAGAATGGCGGCAGCGTCGGCACCTCGACGATCCGCAAGGTGATGGACGATCATCCGCTCACCTGCACGCCCGAAACCGACGTCAACGAAGTTCGCCGCATGATGCTGGAGCATCATGTCCGTTATCTGCCGGTCATGGAAAGCCGCACGCTGATGGGCGTGATCTCGTTCTACGACGTCGCCAAGGCTGTGGTGGAAGAGCAGGGTTTCGAGAACCGCATGCTCAAGGCGTATATTCGCGACTGGCCGGAAGAGCAGGAACAGCAGCCCGCACGCTGA
- the wrbA gene encoding NAD(P)H:quinone oxidoreductase, which translates to MKDILVLYYSRHGATRELALAIAHGVDSVPGMQARVRTVPAVSTVCEATQPDIPAEGPPYVELRDLEECAGLALGSPTRFGNMAASLKYFLDGTTPQWLAGALSGKPACVFTSTGSLHGGQESTLLSMMLPLLHHGMLIVGIPYTESVLSTTQTGGTPYGASHFARAGTAEQGISADERTLAVALGARVARTAASMSERP; encoded by the coding sequence ATGAAAGACATTCTCGTGCTCTATTACAGCCGTCACGGCGCCACGCGCGAGCTTGCGCTGGCGATCGCGCACGGCGTCGACAGCGTCCCCGGCATGCAGGCGCGCGTGCGCACCGTGCCGGCGGTTTCCACGGTCTGCGAAGCGACCCAGCCGGACATTCCCGCCGAAGGTCCGCCCTACGTCGAACTGCGCGATCTCGAAGAGTGCGCCGGTCTCGCGCTCGGTTCGCCTACCCGCTTCGGCAACATGGCCGCATCGCTCAAATACTTTCTCGACGGCACCACGCCGCAGTGGCTGGCAGGCGCGTTGTCGGGCAAACCGGCCTGCGTGTTCACGTCGACGGGCAGTCTGCATGGCGGCCAGGAATCCACGCTGCTGTCCATGATGCTGCCGCTGCTGCATCACGGCATGCTGATCGTCGGCATTCCGTACACGGAGAGCGTGCTGTCCACCACGCAGACCGGCGGCACGCCATACGGCGCGTCGCATTTCGCGCGCGCGGGTACCGCCGAACAGGGCATTTCCGCCGACGAGCGAACGCTGGCCGTCGCGCTCGGCGCGCGCGTCGCGCGTACCGCGGCTTCCATGAGCGAGCGGCCGTGA
- a CDS encoding Mpo1-like protein — MAQTAHSDHFASFAEFYPYYLSEHRNTVSRRLHFVGSLGVIGCLAMALATGDWLWLPAAVICGYGFAWVGHFFFEKNRPATFRHPVYSLMGDWVMFKDICIGKISL; from the coding sequence ATGGCTCAAACCGCCCACTCCGATCACTTCGCGAGTTTCGCGGAGTTCTATCCGTACTATCTCAGCGAGCATCGCAATACGGTCTCGCGGCGGCTGCATTTCGTGGGATCGCTCGGCGTCATCGGCTGTCTCGCGATGGCGCTCGCCACCGGCGACTGGCTATGGCTGCCGGCGGCGGTGATCTGCGGATATGGCTTTGCCTGGGTCGGGCATTTCTTCTTCGAGAAGAACCGGCCGGCCACCTTCCGTCATCCGGTGTACAGCCTGATGGGGGATTGGGTGATGTTCAAGGACATCTGCATCGGCAAGATTTCGCTGTAG
- a CDS encoding DUF2069 domain-containing protein has protein sequence MNAPVPRNTLAAHGATASLLALIALCVAWEWWLAPLRPGGSALVLKAVPLLLAWPGVWRHRLYTLQWASMLILLYFAEGVVRGWSDTGLSARLGWAEAALSVVFFVCTLAYVAPFKRAAKLTKKQAAQDARTRDNQEADHA, from the coding sequence GTGAACGCGCCCGTGCCGCGCAACACCCTCGCCGCGCATGGCGCCACCGCGTCCCTGCTCGCGCTGATCGCGCTGTGCGTCGCGTGGGAATGGTGGCTCGCGCCGCTGCGCCCCGGCGGCTCGGCGCTGGTGCTGAAGGCCGTGCCGTTGCTGCTCGCGTGGCCGGGGGTCTGGCGGCATCGGCTTTATACGCTGCAGTGGGCGTCCATGCTGATCCTGCTGTATTTCGCGGAAGGCGTCGTGCGCGGCTGGAGCGACACGGGTTTGAGCGCGCGGCTGGGCTGGGCGGAAGCCGCGCTCTCGGTCGTGTTTTTCGTCTGCACGCTGGCTTATGTCGCGCCGTTCAAACGCGCGGCGAAGCTCACGAAGAAGCAGGCGGCGCAAGACGCGCGCACGCGCGACAATCAGGAAGCCGACCACGCTTGA
- a CDS encoding electron transfer flavoprotein-ubiquinone oxidoreductase, translated as MTPASLIEQYGPRESMEYDVVVVGGGPAGLSAAIRLKQLAAEKGVELGVCVLEKGSEIGAHILSGAVMDPRAITELIPDWKEKGAPLTVDVTEDKFLFLTETGSKSVPTWALPDNFKNHGNYVISLANVTRWLGQQAEALGVEIFPGFPAAEILYNDDGSVKGVATGNLGIGKDGQPTENFQLGMELHAKYTLFCEGARGHLGRQLSDRFKLRDGADPQVYGIGIKELWEIDPSKHKPGLVMHTAGWPLENDTYGGSFLYHMDNNQVVVGFVVGLGYTNPYLSPFEEFQRYKTHPAIRAVLEGGKRVSYGARAITAGGLLSLPKLVFPGGALVGDDAGFLNASRIKGSHAAIKTGMLAADAAFDAVQAGRQNDELTAYPESFKTSWLHTELHRARNFKQWMSKGLYLGTLMVGLEQKVLGGNVPWTLHHQHSDHEMLKPASQCKPITYPKPDGKLTFDRLSSVFISNTNHEENQPAHLTLKDPSVPVNVNWQTYAGPESRYCPAAVYEFVKNDDGGERLVINAQNCVHCKTCDIKDPTQNIVWVTPEGGGGPNYPNM; from the coding sequence ATGACCCCCGCAAGTCTCATTGAGCAATACGGTCCACGCGAGTCGATGGAATACGACGTCGTGGTCGTCGGCGGCGGCCCGGCTGGCTTGTCCGCGGCGATCCGCCTGAAGCAGCTGGCGGCGGAAAAAGGCGTCGAGCTGGGCGTGTGCGTGCTGGAAAAAGGCTCGGAGATCGGGGCTCACATTCTGTCGGGCGCGGTGATGGACCCGCGCGCGATCACCGAACTGATCCCGGACTGGAAGGAAAAAGGCGCGCCGCTCACGGTCGACGTCACCGAGGACAAGTTCCTGTTCCTGACCGAGACCGGTTCGAAGAGCGTGCCGACCTGGGCGCTGCCGGATAACTTCAAGAACCACGGCAACTATGTCATCTCGCTCGCCAATGTGACGCGCTGGCTGGGTCAGCAGGCCGAGGCGCTGGGCGTCGAGATTTTCCCGGGCTTTCCGGCCGCTGAAATCCTTTACAACGACGACGGCTCGGTCAAGGGCGTCGCGACCGGCAATCTCGGTATCGGCAAGGATGGCCAGCCGACCGAGAATTTCCAGCTCGGCATGGAACTGCATGCGAAATACACGTTGTTCTGCGAAGGCGCGCGCGGGCATCTGGGCCGCCAGCTGAGCGACAGGTTCAAGCTGCGCGACGGCGCCGATCCGCAGGTGTACGGCATCGGCATCAAGGAGCTGTGGGAAATCGATCCGTCGAAGCACAAGCCCGGTCTCGTGATGCACACCGCCGGCTGGCCGCTCGAAAACGATACCTACGGCGGCTCGTTCCTCTATCACATGGACAACAACCAGGTGGTGGTGGGCTTCGTCGTCGGCCTCGGCTACACGAATCCGTATCTGTCGCCGTTCGAGGAATTCCAGCGCTACAAGACGCATCCGGCCATCCGCGCGGTGCTCGAAGGCGGCAAGCGCGTGTCGTACGGCGCGCGGGCCATTACCGCCGGTGGCCTGCTCTCGCTGCCGAAGCTGGTGTTCCCGGGCGGTGCGCTGGTGGGCGACGACGCGGGCTTTCTCAATGCGTCGCGAATCAAGGGTTCGCACGCGGCGATCAAGACCGGCATGCTGGCGGCCGACGCCGCTTTCGATGCCGTGCAGGCAGGTCGTCAGAACGACGAATTGACCGCCTATCCGGAGAGCTTCAAGACGTCGTGGCTGCACACCGAGCTGCATCGCGCACGTAACTTCAAGCAGTGGATGAGCAAGGGCCTGTACCTCGGCACGCTGATGGTCGGTCTCGAACAGAAGGTGCTGGGCGGCAATGTGCCGTGGACGCTGCATCACCAGCACTCGGATCACGAGATGCTGAAGCCGGCGTCGCAATGCAAGCCGATCACGTATCCGAAGCCGGACGGCAAGCTGACGTTCGACCGGCTGTCTTCAGTGTTCATCTCGAACACGAATCACGAGGAGAACCAGCCGGCTCACCTGACGCTGAAAGATCCTTCGGTGCCGGTGAACGTGAACTGGCAGACCTATGCAGGTCCGGAATCGCGCTACTGCCCGGCGGCGGTGTATGAGTTCGTCAAGAACGACGATGGCGGCGAGCGTCTGGTGATCAATGCGCAGAACTGCGTGCATTGCAAAACGTGCGATATCAAGGACCCGACGCAGAACATCGTGTGGGTTACGCCCGAGGGTGGCGGCGGTCCGAACTACCCGAATATGTAA
- a CDS encoding alpha/beta hydrolase — protein sequence MIVTVQGQSAYAYTGGKPFDPALPTAVFIHGAEHDHSVWALQSRYFAHHGFGVLAVDLPGHCRSAGPALTSVPAMADWLAALLDAAGVQRAFVAGHSMGSLIALDFAGRYPDRATHLALLATAVPMSVSDALLDAALNREPEAIEMVNQWSHSTFAAKPSCPGPGFWLHGMNQRLMERVSAKGEPNLFHTDFSACNSYADGLARAADVRCATRLVVGRRDAMTPPRAARALADALAQAGAQVDTVTLDAGHALMTEQPDATLDALFSFATTPPRDPR from the coding sequence ATGATCGTCACCGTTCAAGGCCAATCCGCCTACGCGTACACCGGCGGCAAACCGTTCGACCCTGCGCTGCCCACCGCCGTGTTCATCCATGGCGCGGAGCACGACCATAGCGTGTGGGCGCTGCAAAGCCGCTACTTCGCGCACCACGGTTTCGGCGTGCTGGCGGTCGATCTGCCTGGCCACTGCCGCAGCGCGGGCCCGGCGCTGACCAGTGTGCCGGCCATGGCCGACTGGCTCGCCGCGTTGCTCGATGCCGCCGGCGTGCAGCGCGCGTTCGTGGCCGGCCACAGCATGGGCTCGTTGATCGCGCTCGACTTCGCCGGCCGCTACCCCGATCGCGCGACGCATCTCGCGCTGCTCGCCACCGCGGTTCCGATGAGCGTGTCCGACGCCCTGCTCGACGCCGCGTTGAACCGCGAGCCCGAGGCGATCGAGATGGTCAATCAGTGGTCGCATTCGACCTTCGCCGCGAAGCCCTCGTGCCCCGGTCCCGGCTTCTGGCTGCATGGCATGAACCAGCGGCTGATGGAGCGCGTGTCGGCGAAGGGCGAGCCGAACCTGTTCCATACCGACTTCAGCGCATGCAACAGCTACGCGGACGGTCTCGCGCGCGCCGCCGACGTGCGCTGCGCGACGCGTCTCGTCGTCGGCCGGCGCGATGCGATGACGCCGCCGCGCGCAGCCAGGGCGCTCGCCGACGCGCTCGCGCAAGCCGGCGCGCAGGTCGACACCGTCACGCTGGATGCCGGCCACGCGCTGATGACCGAGCAACCGGATGCCACGCTCGACGCCCTCTTCAGCTTCGCGACGACACCGCCCCGCGACCCGCGTTGA
- a CDS encoding MFS transporter: MSDRPIPAARRAARASEAHDSQFKLLGERRFAPFFWTQFLGAMNDNVFKIGFTSLVTYQAARFSGVDPKTAAFLISAIFILPFVLLSATSGQIADKYDKAMLTRFVKSFEIVVMLIGGTGFWLHSAPLLYLCTFLMGVHSTVFGPVKYSYLPQHLSKSELVGGNGMVEMGTFVAILIGTIIGGAGAGFVEHGAVVLACACVAIALVGRFVSRFVPVTPAAQPDLRINWNPVSETWRNLKLARENRTVFLSLLGISWLWFVGATFLSSFFSFAKNVLSANPDVVTVLLGTFSIGIGLGSLMCEKLSKRRIEIGLVPLGSIGMSVFAIDLFFASHALPAAGHLLSVGEFLARPAHWRVLADLFLLAMFGGFYSVPLYALIQSRSQPSHRARIIAANNILNSLFMILSSLMAVGLTSAGFSIPAIFLVTALLNIVVATYIYSLVPEFLLRFVAWVLVHTFYRIRLVHAERIPEEGAAVLVCNHVSFVDAIVIMAESPRPIRFVMDHQIFKSPLAGWVFRHAKAIPIAPAHQDAELLTRAYERCAQALAEGDLVCIFPEGKLTKTGDMNPFRHGVTEIIKRTPAPVVPMALRGLWGSVFSRANDARWPRPVQKGVMSRLTLAVGEPIEPALATPELLQQVVTELRGARK, from the coding sequence ATGAGCGATCGTCCGATACCCGCCGCCCGCCGCGCTGCCCGCGCCAGCGAAGCGCACGACTCCCAGTTCAAGCTGCTCGGCGAGCGCCGCTTCGCGCCGTTTTTCTGGACCCAGTTCCTCGGCGCGATGAACGACAACGTGTTCAAGATCGGCTTCACGTCGCTCGTCACGTATCAGGCGGCGCGCTTCTCCGGCGTCGACCCGAAAACCGCCGCATTCCTCATTTCCGCGATCTTCATCCTGCCGTTCGTGCTGCTGTCCGCCACGTCCGGCCAGATCGCCGACAAATACGACAAGGCGATGCTCACGCGCTTCGTCAAGAGCTTCGAGATCGTCGTGATGCTGATCGGCGGCACGGGGTTCTGGCTGCATAGCGCGCCGCTGCTGTATCTGTGCACGTTCCTGATGGGCGTGCATTCCACCGTGTTCGGGCCGGTCAAGTATTCGTACCTGCCGCAGCATCTGTCGAAATCGGAGCTGGTGGGCGGCAACGGCATGGTCGAGATGGGCACCTTCGTGGCGATCCTGATCGGCACGATCATCGGCGGCGCGGGCGCGGGGTTCGTCGAGCATGGCGCGGTGGTGCTGGCCTGCGCGTGCGTCGCCATCGCGCTGGTCGGGCGCTTCGTGTCGCGCTTCGTGCCGGTCACGCCGGCCGCGCAGCCCGACTTGCGCATCAACTGGAATCCGGTCAGCGAGACGTGGCGCAACCTGAAGCTCGCGCGCGAAAACCGCACCGTGTTTCTGAGCTTGCTGGGGATTTCGTGGCTGTGGTTCGTCGGCGCGACCTTCCTGTCGTCGTTCTTCAGCTTCGCGAAGAACGTGTTGTCGGCGAATCCGGATGTCGTCACCGTGCTGCTCGGTACCTTCTCGATCGGCATAGGCCTGGGTTCGCTGATGTGCGAGAAGCTCTCGAAGCGGCGCATCGAAATCGGGCTGGTGCCGCTCGGCTCGATCGGCATGAGCGTGTTCGCCATCGACCTCTTTTTCGCGAGCCATGCGCTGCCGGCGGCGGGCCATCTGCTGAGCGTCGGCGAATTTCTCGCGCGGCCCGCGCACTGGCGCGTGCTGGCCGACCTGTTCCTGCTCGCGATGTTCGGCGGCTTCTACAGCGTGCCGCTCTATGCGCTGATCCAGAGCCGCAGCCAGCCGAGCCACCGGGCGCGGATCATCGCCGCGAACAATATCCTGAATTCGCTGTTCATGATCCTGTCGTCGTTGATGGCGGTCGGCTTGACCTCGGCCGGTTTCAGCATTCCGGCGATTTTCCTCGTCACCGCGCTGCTGAATATCGTCGTCGCCACGTATATCTACTCGCTGGTGCCGGAGTTTCTGCTGCGCTTCGTCGCGTGGGTGCTGGTGCACACGTTCTACCGGATCCGGCTCGTGCACGCCGAGCGGATTCCGGAAGAGGGCGCCGCCGTGCTCGTGTGCAATCACGTGAGCTTCGTCGATGCGATCGTCATCATGGCCGAAAGCCCGCGGCCGATCCGTTTCGTGATGGATCATCAGATCTTCAAGTCGCCGTTGGCCGGCTGGGTGTTCCGTCACGCGAAAGCGATTCCGATCGCGCCCGCGCATCAGGATGCCGAGCTGCTGACGCGCGCCTACGAGCGTTGCGCGCAGGCGCTGGCCGAGGGCGATCTGGTCTGCATCTTCCCGGAAGGCAAGCTGACCAAAACCGGCGATATGAACCCGTTCCGTCATGGCGTGACCGAGATCATCAAGCGCACGCCGGCGCCGGTGGTGCCGATGGCGCTGCGCGGCCTCTGGGGTAGCGTGTTCTCGCGCGCCAACGACGCGCGCTGGCCGCGCCCTGTCCAGAAGGGCGTGATGAGCCGGCTGACGCTCGCCGTCGGCGAGCCGATCGAGCCGGCGCTGGCGACGCCCGAGTTGTTGCAGCAGGTGGTGACGGAGTTGCGCGGCGCGCGGAAGTAG